A single genomic interval of Amycolatopsis albispora harbors:
- a CDS encoding MFS transporter, with the protein MRELLRDPVYLRYWLAVVVSFLGDAMTRITLIYLTAQLTGSPAMIAVVVFAQLLPQGALGAFAGPLIDRLPKRAVLVTADLTRALVVGSMIFFTESVWALLVLILLSGVGTAFFETARIAAVPTIVAGKSLPTAIALFQSTYQTLQLAGPALGGLLLTFAGTGLVLAIDAATFVVSALLLGSLGVLRHVPSATGEREPYWRSLAAGVRGVLAIPSLRFVFVALIPATAVFGLFTTNFNAELLTVFDLPAAAYGFAQACLAVGSVLGALLGPALIRRYRAPATLLVVAIALFGVSLVLLAPTQWLWGHVGIAAVLPWCLIAGLFTSLYQVPAANTLLGDLPEDLRGRGVGLLNTATYGLTLAGVAIGGVLAAGIGVAASVVVAGAALVLVTGLLLPYARVTRQTEEPV; encoded by the coding sequence ATGCGTGAGCTGCTGCGCGATCCGGTCTACCTCCGCTACTGGCTCGCCGTGGTGGTGTCGTTCCTCGGCGACGCGATGACCCGGATCACGCTGATCTACCTGACCGCGCAGCTGACCGGCAGCCCGGCCATGATCGCGGTGGTGGTGTTCGCGCAGTTGCTGCCGCAGGGCGCGCTCGGGGCGTTCGCGGGCCCGCTGATCGACCGGCTGCCGAAGCGGGCCGTGCTGGTCACCGCCGATCTCACGCGGGCGCTCGTGGTCGGGTCGATGATCTTCTTCACCGAGTCGGTCTGGGCGCTGCTGGTGCTGATCCTGCTGTCCGGGGTGGGCACCGCGTTCTTCGAGACCGCGCGGATCGCGGCGGTGCCGACGATCGTGGCCGGCAAGAGCCTGCCGACCGCGATCGCGTTGTTCCAGAGCACCTACCAGACCCTGCAGCTGGCCGGGCCCGCGCTCGGCGGGCTGCTGCTCACCTTCGCCGGGACCGGGCTGGTGCTGGCCATCGACGCGGCCACCTTCGTGGTGTCCGCCCTGCTGCTGGGCAGCCTGGGCGTGCTGCGGCACGTGCCGTCGGCGACCGGTGAGCGTGAGCCGTACTGGCGTTCGCTGGCGGCCGGGGTCCGCGGGGTGCTGGCGATCCCGTCGCTGCGGTTCGTCTTTGTCGCGCTGATCCCGGCGACCGCGGTGTTCGGCCTGTTCACCACGAACTTCAACGCCGAGCTGCTGACCGTGTTCGACCTGCCCGCCGCGGCGTACGGGTTCGCGCAGGCGTGCCTGGCGGTGGGCTCGGTGCTCGGCGCGCTGCTCGGGCCCGCGCTGATCCGGCGGTACCGGGCACCCGCGACGCTGCTGGTGGTGGCGATCGCGCTGTTCGGGGTGTCGCTGGTGCTGCTCGCGCCCACGCAGTGGCTGTGGGGACACGTCGGCATCGCCGCGGTACTGCCGTGGTGCCTGATCGCCGGGCTGTTCACCAGCCTGTACCAGGTGCCCGCGGCCAACACGCTGCTCGGCGACCTGCCGGAGGACCTGCGCGGGCGGGGCGTCGGGCTGCTCAACACCGCGACCTACGGCCTGACCCTGGCCGGGGTGGCCATCGGCGGCGTGCTGGCCGCCGGGATCGGGGTGGCCGCGTCGGTG